The following are encoded in a window of Acidimicrobiia bacterium genomic DNA:
- a CDS encoding amino acid ABC transporter substrate-binding protein encodes MQSTKRIFALILGLALVATACGGDDEGSDLLAEVQERGHILCGVNDVLPGFGIVDAAGNYSGFDIDLCRVVAAGILGDANAVEFVPLAAGERFTALQSGEIDVLIRNTTWTSSRDGTEGATFLFTTFYDGQAVMVPASTGFTALEDLADANICVLSGTTTELNLTAVFNARGIPFNPVVYADNAELRPAYEEGQCEAWTSDASQLAANKSAIEGEGGAAQFIIPEIISKEPLGPAVRDGDSAFAQAVEWSVMATVQAWEFGIDSTNVVGFTSTDPNVANFLGALDPALGLPTDFAVQIISQVGNYEEIYLRHIPAIGIALEGTPNDLWTNGGLMYVPPYR; translated from the coding sequence ATGCAGTCAACGAAGCGAATCTTCGCCTTGATTCTCGGTCTCGCGCTCGTCGCGACCGCCTGCGGAGGCGATGACGAGGGAAGCGATCTGTTGGCCGAGGTGCAGGAGCGGGGCCACATTCTGTGTGGTGTCAACGACGTACTGCCGGGCTTCGGCATCGTCGACGCGGCCGGCAATTACAGCGGTTTCGACATCGACCTCTGCCGGGTCGTGGCCGCGGGGATCCTGGGTGATGCCAACGCGGTGGAGTTCGTGCCGCTGGCGGCTGGGGAGCGGTTCACCGCCCTCCAATCCGGGGAGATCGACGTTCTGATCCGCAACACCACCTGGACATCGTCGCGTGATGGGACGGAAGGGGCCACCTTCCTGTTCACCACGTTCTACGACGGTCAGGCAGTGATGGTGCCCGCTTCTACGGGGTTCACCGCATTGGAGGACCTCGCTGACGCCAACATCTGCGTGCTGTCGGGAACGACCACCGAACTGAACCTGACTGCGGTGTTCAACGCCCGCGGCATCCCGTTCAACCCCGTGGTCTATGCCGACAATGCCGAACTGCGGCCCGCCTATGAAGAGGGCCAATGTGAGGCGTGGACCTCCGACGCCTCACAGCTTGCCGCGAACAAGTCGGCGATCGAGGGTGAGGGCGGGGCCGCCCAGTTCATCATCCCCGAGATCATCTCCAAGGAGCCTCTCGGCCCGGCAGTGCGCGACGGCGACTCCGCCTTCGCACAGGCGGTGGAGTGGTCGGTGATGGCAACGGTGCAGGCGTGGGAGTTTGGGATCGACAGCACGAACGTCGTCGGCTTCACGTCGACCGACCCCAACGTGGCGAACTTCCTCGGTGCCCTCGACCCGGCGTTGGGTCTGCCCACGGACTTCGCGGTGCAGATCATCAGCCAGGTGGGGAACTATGAGGAGATCTATCTCCGCCACATTCCGGCGATCGGCATCGCCCTCGAGGGCACGCCGAACGACCTGTGGACCAATGGTGGACTGATGTACGTCCCGCCCTACCGGTAG
- a CDS encoding ABC transporter permease subunit (The N-terminal region of this protein, as described by TIGR01726, is a three transmembrane segment that identifies a subfamily of ABC transporter permease subunits, which specificities that include histidine, arginine, glutamine, glutamate, L-cystine (sic), the opines (in Agrobacterium) octopine and nopaline, etc.) translates to MLRVVVQVFAVVAVAGLLFWLFNNLVNNLDRLNINTDFGFLWRPTQFQIPFDEGFNPRSPVWQMVMVGVKNTFLAAFFGIILASVLGLIVGISRLSSNWLVARVATAYVETLRNIPPLVVIIFFGFALFTFGPFPVVSEAQQISFFGSDNNFLILSNTVWGFPSLSAGDGVGVFWMFAAAGIAAGAAVVWWRTRVAERTGRPHRRVLFGFGAFLAFIAVGFAVGGDVFSWSWPALAPTARTIVGGFEMNYGFISVTVALGLYTASHIAEIVRGSILSVPKGQTEAASAIALTTFQRYRFVVLPQAFKVAVPPFINQCLNLVKNTSLGVVVAYAEITALTQTSIGNGRPAPQSILILMGVYLAFSLTISLVLNLYNRRLQMVER, encoded by the coding sequence GTGCTGCGCGTCGTGGTCCAGGTGTTCGCCGTCGTTGCAGTGGCGGGACTGCTCTTCTGGCTGTTCAACAACCTCGTCAACAACCTTGATCGGCTGAACATCAACACCGACTTCGGGTTCCTCTGGCGACCCACCCAGTTCCAGATCCCGTTCGACGAAGGCTTCAACCCACGCAGCCCGGTGTGGCAGATGGTGATGGTCGGTGTGAAGAACACCTTCCTTGCCGCCTTCTTCGGAATCATCCTCGCCAGCGTCCTCGGCCTGATCGTGGGGATCTCCCGACTCTCCTCCAACTGGCTGGTCGCCCGCGTCGCAACCGCCTATGTGGAGACGCTCCGCAACATTCCGCCTCTCGTCGTCATCATCTTCTTCGGGTTCGCCCTGTTCACCTTCGGGCCATTCCCGGTGGTCAGCGAAGCCCAACAGATCTCGTTCTTCGGGTCGGACAACAACTTCCTGATCCTCTCCAACACAGTGTGGGGCTTCCCCTCCCTCTCCGCCGGCGATGGCGTCGGGGTGTTCTGGATGTTCGCCGCAGCGGGTATCGCTGCCGGCGCCGCGGTGGTTTGGTGGAGGACCCGTGTCGCCGAGCGCACCGGGCGTCCGCACCGCCGGGTGCTGTTCGGCTTCGGGGCGTTTCTGGCTTTCATCGCCGTGGGGTTCGCCGTCGGCGGCGACGTGTTCTCTTGGTCGTGGCCCGCATTGGCTCCCACAGCCAGAACCATCGTCGGAGGCTTCGAGATGAACTATGGGTTCATCTCGGTGACAGTGGCGCTCGGGCTGTACACCGCCAGCCATATTGCCGAGATCGTGCGGGGGAGCATCCTTTCGGTGCCCAAGGGCCAGACCGAAGCGGCCAGCGCCATCGCCCTGACCACATTCCAGCGGTACCGATTCGTGGTGCTTCCCCAGGCGTTCAAGGTCGCGGTGCCCCCGTTCATCAATCAGTGTCTGAACCTGGTCAAGAACACCTCGCTCGGGGTGGTGGTGGCCTATGCCGAGATCACTGCCCTGACCCAGACCTCGATCGGCAACGGCCGACCGGCGCCGCAATCCATCCTCATCCTCATGGGCGTGTACCTGGCGTTCTCGTTGACCATCTCACTGGTCCTCAACTTGTACAACCGTCGACTCCAGATGGTGGAGCGATGA
- a CDS encoding amino acid ABC transporter permease — protein sequence MSGRPFLEPGLEEPMLVVAESPPERLSAGRWVRRHLFNSWYNAVVTVLLAGAIGYLGYRFFGFLFVTGRWEPVTENLTLFMVGRFPRDELWRLVAQVLIWSGALGLAWGAAVSGARFRAAQAGVPYHEDPVLAKVRRYWGLLGLLVLLLALTQTLDPLVLAVSAIGVAMGFQVVGSRTQGQHADLLWAVVGVLGVVGYQIVSGFHGSGWLWMAAPVAYGASRLLALVDWSNPRRARRIRAAIIIGIFVASYALYAVLDLEGVGWDHWEGLRLNLIAAALTIVLAFPLGLLLALARRSSFPVLRLISTGYIELIRGVPLITLLFMGQFILGFFLNTSTPLSDLTRAVAAFTLFTAAYVAEIVRGGLQSVPKGQIEAGQSLGLSPIGVTRLIVLPQALRAVIPAMVGQFIALFKDTSLLTIIGIAEVLRVRSLVHAQAEFRGFGIAETLVFVMLAFWAFSFTMSRESQRLERRLGIGER from the coding sequence ATGAGCGGCCGCCCCTTCCTGGAGCCGGGCCTCGAGGAGCCCATGCTCGTCGTGGCCGAGAGCCCCCCGGAGCGGCTCTCGGCCGGACGATGGGTGCGGCGGCACCTGTTCAACTCCTGGTACAACGCGGTGGTCACCGTGCTCCTCGCCGGAGCAATTGGGTACCTGGGCTACCGGTTCTTCGGCTTCTTGTTCGTGACCGGTCGCTGGGAGCCGGTCACCGAGAACCTCACCCTGTTCATGGTGGGCCGGTTTCCCCGCGACGAACTGTGGCGCCTCGTCGCCCAGGTGCTGATCTGGTCGGGCGCACTCGGTCTGGCGTGGGGTGCCGCCGTCTCGGGGGCTCGGTTCCGGGCGGCCCAGGCCGGAGTGCCCTACCACGAAGACCCGGTCCTGGCCAAGGTGCGCCGTTACTGGGGGTTGCTGGGGCTGCTGGTGTTGCTCTTGGCGCTCACCCAAACCCTCGACCCTCTGGTGTTGGCTGTCTCGGCAATCGGCGTGGCGATGGGGTTTCAGGTGGTCGGCAGCCGGACCCAGGGTCAGCACGCCGACCTGCTCTGGGCGGTTGTAGGCGTGCTGGGTGTCGTCGGCTACCAGATCGTGAGCGGGTTCCACGGCAGCGGCTGGCTCTGGATGGCGGCCCCGGTGGCCTACGGGGCATCGCGTCTGCTCGCCCTGGTGGACTGGTCCAACCCCCGGCGGGCGCGGCGAATCCGCGCCGCGATCATCATCGGCATTTTCGTGGCGTCCTATGCGCTCTACGCGGTGCTCGACCTCGAGGGTGTGGGATGGGACCACTGGGAGGGGCTGCGGCTCAACCTGATCGCCGCGGCGCTGACGATCGTGCTGGCGTTTCCTCTCGGGTTGCTCCTCGCCCTGGCGCGTCGGTCGTCGTTTCCGGTGCTGCGCCTCATCTCCACGGGGTACATCGAGCTGATTCGGGGGGTCCCGCTGATCACCCTGCTCTTCATGGGACAGTTCATTCTCGGGTTCTTCCTCAACACCTCGACCCCGCTGTCGGATCTGACCCGGGCGGTCGCCGCCTTCACCCTGTTCACCGCCGCCTATGTCGCCGAGATCGTGCGCGGCGGGCTCCAGTCCGTGCCAAAGGGCCAGATCGAAGCCGGGCAGTCGTTGGGTCTCTCACCGATCGGGGTCACTCGTCTCATCGTGTTGCCGCAAGCACTGCGGGCGGTGATCCCGGCGATGGTCGGCCAGTTCATCGCCCTCTTCAAGGACACCAGCCTTCTCACCATCATCGGCATCGCCGAGGTCTTGCGGGTGCGTTCCCTGGTCCACGCCCAGGCCGAGTTCCGTGGGTTCGGCATCGCCGAGACGCTGGTGTTCGTGATGTTGGCCTTCTGGGCCTTCTCGTTCACGATGTCGCGGGAAAGTCAACGATTGGAACGCCGACTCGGGATAGGAGAACGCTGA